The proteins below are encoded in one region of Aggregicoccus sp. 17bor-14:
- a CDS encoding MFS transporter, producing MDTATPAVGPRAVFAHRDFRLYQAARLLLTLGIQMQSVAVGWHVYSLTGRALDLGYVGLAQFLPAVLLSPLTGDTADRFDRRRILLVCYATLSVCALLLFALARMHVPSLGALYAVLVLLGVGRAFLGPAGQSLVPSLVPNAHLASALAWSSSILEIATITGPALGGLAYGGVEAAGVYLICAALMALATLLIGRMRTRIAHRVSATRSWDRLVAGLRFVWHQKVVLGAISLDLFAVLLGGAVALLPIFAAEILHTGPWGMGLLRSAPAVGAGTMALVLANRPLRRRAGRTMFVCVAVFGLATLTFGLSRNLFLSLGALAVLGAADMVSVVVRSTLVQLATPDEMRGRVSAVNMVFIGASNELGEFESGLTAQWLGAVPAVIVGGLGTLAVVALWAWRFPELRRVNRLEDVTPATAAQVEAEVEAEEAERSTVL from the coding sequence ATGGACACCGCCACACCCGCCGTGGGGCCCCGCGCCGTCTTCGCCCACCGCGACTTCCGCCTCTACCAGGCCGCGCGCCTGCTGCTCACCCTCGGCATCCAGATGCAGTCCGTGGCGGTGGGCTGGCACGTGTACAGCCTCACCGGGCGCGCGCTGGACCTCGGCTACGTGGGGCTCGCGCAGTTCCTGCCCGCCGTGCTGCTCAGCCCGCTCACCGGGGACACGGCGGACCGCTTCGACCGCCGCCGCATCCTGCTCGTCTGCTACGCCACCCTGAGCGTGTGCGCGCTGCTGCTCTTCGCGCTCGCGCGCATGCACGTGCCCTCGCTCGGGGCGCTCTACGCGGTGCTGGTGCTCCTGGGCGTGGGGCGCGCCTTCCTCGGGCCCGCGGGGCAGTCGCTGGTGCCCAGCCTGGTGCCCAACGCGCACCTGGCCTCGGCGCTCGCGTGGAGCTCGTCCATCCTGGAGATCGCCACCATCACGGGCCCCGCGCTGGGCGGCCTCGCGTACGGGGGGGTGGAGGCGGCGGGCGTGTACCTCATCTGCGCGGCGCTGATGGCGCTGGCCACGCTGCTCATCGGGCGGATGCGCACGCGCATCGCGCACCGGGTGTCCGCAACGCGCTCGTGGGACCGGCTGGTGGCGGGCCTGCGCTTCGTGTGGCACCAGAAGGTGGTGCTCGGCGCCATCTCGCTGGACCTCTTCGCCGTGCTGCTGGGCGGCGCGGTGGCGCTGCTGCCCATCTTCGCGGCGGAGATCCTGCACACCGGCCCCTGGGGCATGGGCCTGCTGCGCAGCGCGCCCGCGGTGGGCGCGGGCACCATGGCGCTGGTGCTCGCGAACCGGCCGCTGCGCCGGCGCGCGGGGCGCACGATGTTCGTCTGCGTGGCGGTGTTCGGCCTCGCCACCCTCACCTTCGGGCTCTCGCGAAACCTGTTCCTCTCGCTCGGGGCGCTCGCGGTGCTGGGCGCCGCGGACATGGTGAGCGTGGTGGTGCGCAGCACGCTGGTGCAGCTGGCCACCCCGGACGAGATGCGCGGCCGGGTGAGCGCGGTGAACATGGTGTTCATCGGCGCCTCCAACGAGCTGGGCGAGTTCGAGAGCGGCCTCACCGCGCAGTGGCTCGGCGCGGTGCCCGCGGTCATCGTGGGCGGCCTCGGCACGCTGGCCGTGGTGGCGCTGTGGGCGTGGCGCTTCCCGGAGCTGCGGCGCGTGAACCGGCTCGAGGACGTGACCCCGGCCACGGCCGCGCAGGTGGAGGCCGAGGTGGAGGCGGAGGAGGCCGAGCGCTCCACGGTGCTGTAG
- the atpA gene encoding F0F1 ATP synthase subunit alpha, protein MEIRADEISRIIREQIKDYGKKVTVAETGTVLSVGDGIARVYGLEGSQAGELVEFPNGVKGLVLNLEEDNVGVAIMGAFQDIREGDTVKRTGQIASVPVGKGLLGRVVNALGEPVDGKGPIQATETRRLEVKAPGIVKRKSVHEPLQTGIKALDALVPIGRGQRELIIGDRQTGKTAVALDAIINQKGKGVYCVYVAIGQKQSTVAQVVEKLTRYGAMEYTIVVAANASDPAPMQFFAPYAGVTMGEYFRDNKMHGLIVYDDLSKQAVAYRQLSLLLRRPPGREAYPGDVFYIHSRLLERAAKLSDEEGAGSLTALPIIETQAGDVSAYIPTNVISITDGQIFLETDLFFSGVRPAINVGLSVSRVGSAAQIKAMKQVAGSMKLELAQYRELAAFAQFGSDLDKATQETLARGARLVELLKQGQYAPLSVERQVMQIYAATNRDDAGKRGWIRNVPVADVVRYMTEFLEFCDGKYPNLATDIAAKRELTGDIKAALNKALTEFNDVFQATPGLKA, encoded by the coding sequence ATGGAAATCCGCGCCGACGAGATCAGCAGAATCATCCGCGAGCAGATCAAGGACTACGGCAAGAAGGTGACCGTGGCCGAGACCGGTACGGTCCTCTCGGTCGGCGACGGCATCGCGCGCGTCTACGGCCTCGAGGGCAGCCAGGCCGGCGAGCTCGTCGAGTTCCCCAACGGGGTGAAGGGCCTCGTGCTCAACCTCGAGGAGGACAACGTCGGCGTGGCCATCATGGGCGCCTTCCAGGACATCCGCGAGGGTGACACCGTGAAGCGCACCGGGCAGATCGCCAGCGTGCCGGTGGGCAAGGGCCTGCTCGGCCGCGTGGTGAACGCGCTCGGCGAGCCGGTGGACGGCAAGGGCCCCATCCAGGCCACCGAGACCCGCCGCCTCGAGGTGAAGGCGCCCGGCATCGTGAAGCGCAAGAGCGTGCACGAGCCGCTGCAGACCGGCATCAAGGCGCTCGACGCGCTCGTGCCGATCGGCCGCGGCCAGCGCGAGCTGATCATCGGCGACCGCCAGACGGGCAAGACCGCCGTCGCGCTGGACGCGATCATCAACCAGAAGGGCAAGGGCGTGTACTGCGTGTACGTCGCCATCGGCCAGAAGCAGTCCACGGTCGCCCAGGTGGTGGAGAAGCTCACCCGCTACGGCGCGATGGAGTACACCATCGTGGTCGCCGCGAACGCGTCCGACCCGGCCCCCATGCAGTTCTTCGCGCCGTACGCCGGCGTGACCATGGGCGAGTACTTCCGCGACAACAAGATGCACGGCCTCATCGTGTACGACGACCTCTCCAAGCAGGCCGTGGCGTACCGCCAGCTCTCGCTGCTGCTGCGCCGCCCGCCGGGCCGCGAGGCGTACCCGGGCGACGTGTTCTACATCCACAGCCGCCTGCTCGAGCGCGCCGCGAAGCTCTCGGACGAGGAGGGCGCGGGCTCGCTCACCGCGCTGCCCATCATCGAGACGCAGGCGGGTGACGTGTCCGCCTACATCCCGACGAACGTCATCTCCATCACCGACGGGCAGATCTTCCTCGAGACGGACCTCTTCTTCTCCGGCGTGCGCCCGGCGATCAACGTGGGCCTCTCGGTGAGCCGCGTGGGCTCGGCCGCGCAGATCAAGGCCATGAAGCAGGTGGCCGGCTCGATGAAGCTCGAGCTCGCCCAGTACCGCGAGCTCGCCGCCTTCGCGCAGTTCGGCTCGGACCTGGACAAGGCCACCCAGGAGACGCTCGCCCGCGGCGCGCGCCTCGTGGAGCTGCTGAAGCAGGGCCAGTACGCCCCGCTCTCCGTCGAGCGCCAGGTGATGCAGATCTACGCCGCCACCAACCGCGACGACGCGGGCAAGCGCGGCTGGATCCGCAACGTGCCGGTGGCGGACGTGGTGCGCTACATGACCGAGTTCCTCGAGTTCTGCGACGGCAAGTACCCGAACCTCGCCACGGACATCGCCGCCAAGCGCGAGCTCACCGGCGACATCAAGGCCGCGCTGAACAAGGCCCTCACCGAGTTCAACGACGTGTTCCAGGCGACCCCGGGCCTCAAGGCCTAG
- the atpH gene encoding ATP synthase F1 subunit delta codes for MANVSISRRYARALLSVASEANRVDAVAQQLSALAGVLEKSPELTDVLQNPAYSRPQRERVVEALLGMVGGAEPTLANALRLLNDRNRLTFLPDIARVYRDMADAKAGRVRGQVVTATRLPDEVIARMQQQLTQLTRMDVVLSARVDPAVIGGVSAQVGGTLYDGTLRTQLEDLRRELKQR; via the coding sequence ATGGCCAACGTCTCCATCTCCCGCCGGTACGCCCGCGCCCTCCTCTCCGTCGCCTCGGAGGCGAACCGCGTGGACGCGGTCGCCCAGCAGCTCTCCGCCCTCGCCGGCGTGCTCGAGAAGAGCCCGGAGCTCACGGACGTCCTGCAGAACCCGGCCTACAGCCGCCCGCAGCGCGAGCGCGTGGTGGAGGCGCTGCTGGGCATGGTGGGCGGCGCGGAGCCCACGCTGGCCAACGCGCTGCGCCTGCTCAACGACCGCAACCGCCTCACCTTCCTGCCGGACATCGCCCGCGTGTACCGCGACATGGCGGACGCCAAGGCGGGCCGCGTGCGCGGCCAGGTGGTCACCGCCACCCGCCTGCCGGACGAGGTCATCGCCCGCATGCAGCAGCAGCTCACCCAGCTCACCCGCATGGACGTGGTGCTCAGCGCCCGCGTGGACCCGGCGGTCATCGGCGGCGTCTCGGCGCAGGTGGGCGGCACCCTCTACGACGGCACCCTGCGCACCCAGCTCGAGGACCTGCGCCGCGAGCTGAAGCAGCGCTAG
- a CDS encoding Hsp70 family protein — MREHREPVVGIDLGTTHSVIATVSAEDGRPRLIPTRTGARLTPSVVGITRAGERLVGERAQLLAETQPDNVAWATKRFIGRRYTPELAAAAKSVVPYALHPGPAGDVRVKLGGRVLPLTQVSAAVLGELKLDAEAYFGRPVRRCVVTVPAHFDDSQRQATREAASIAGLEVLRLVNEPTAAALAYGLSRGFSGRALVFDLGGGTFDVSVLDVREGVFEVKATGGDAQLGGEDFDQRIVQWLLAQVDPQQRDAVARDPLSLSRLKVTAERAKRALTDAEEVAIDLEGLAGGCSVHTALTRAFFEALSEPLSRRCLEVCERVLREAKLGPEELDAVLLVGGMTRVPLVRRLVTATFGRPPAEGVHPDEAVALGAAVHAAELEAKRGDTLLLDVAGHSLGVGMMGGIVRHLIARNTPVPVAVREVFHPAAHHQTEVRIPVYQGESTRADENTQLGEVVLRELQAAERGQTPVEVSFELSTEGTLSVRVTDLNTGIAKAVQLEARAATGAPELERLTREQAAWAGAEADARSEEAFRRVLERGERLAKVLETSARENPGPASDAAVARVRTLLAEGHALAGQTGPEAKEPRMRVSRELLSLLHGV; from the coding sequence ATGCGCGAACACCGCGAACCCGTCGTCGGCATCGATCTGGGCACCACCCACAGCGTCATCGCGACCGTGAGCGCGGAGGACGGCCGCCCGCGGCTCATCCCCACGCGCACCGGCGCGCGCCTCACGCCCAGCGTGGTGGGCATCACGCGCGCCGGAGAGCGCCTGGTGGGCGAGCGCGCGCAGCTGCTCGCCGAGACGCAGCCGGACAACGTGGCGTGGGCGACGAAGCGCTTCATCGGGCGGCGCTACACCCCGGAGCTGGCGGCGGCGGCGAAGAGCGTGGTGCCCTACGCGCTGCACCCGGGGCCCGCCGGCGACGTGCGCGTGAAGCTGGGCGGGCGCGTGCTGCCGCTCACCCAGGTGTCCGCCGCGGTGCTCGGCGAGCTGAAGCTGGACGCGGAGGCCTACTTCGGGCGCCCGGTGCGCCGCTGCGTCGTCACCGTGCCCGCCCACTTCGACGACTCGCAGCGCCAGGCCACGCGCGAGGCGGCGAGCATCGCGGGGCTGGAGGTGCTGCGCCTGGTGAACGAGCCCACCGCGGCGGCGCTCGCGTACGGGCTGTCGCGCGGCTTCAGCGGCCGCGCGCTCGTGTTCGACCTGGGCGGCGGCACCTTCGACGTCTCGGTGCTCGACGTGCGCGAGGGCGTCTTCGAGGTGAAGGCCACCGGCGGCGACGCGCAGCTGGGCGGCGAGGACTTCGACCAGCGCATCGTGCAGTGGCTGCTCGCCCAGGTGGACCCGCAGCAGCGCGACGCCGTGGCGAGGGACCCGCTCTCGCTCAGCCGCCTCAAGGTGACGGCCGAGCGCGCCAAGCGCGCGCTCACCGACGCGGAGGAGGTGGCCATCGACCTCGAGGGGCTCGCCGGCGGCTGCAGCGTGCACACCGCCCTCACCCGCGCCTTCTTCGAGGCGCTGAGCGAGCCGCTCAGCCGCCGCTGCCTCGAGGTGTGCGAGCGCGTGCTGCGCGAGGCGAAGCTCGGCCCCGAGGAGCTGGACGCGGTGCTGCTGGTGGGCGGGATGACGCGCGTGCCGCTGGTGCGCCGGCTCGTCACCGCCACCTTCGGGCGCCCGCCGGCCGAAGGCGTCCACCCGGACGAGGCGGTGGCGCTGGGCGCCGCGGTGCACGCGGCGGAGCTGGAGGCGAAGCGCGGCGACACGCTGCTGCTGGACGTGGCGGGCCACTCGCTGGGCGTGGGGATGATGGGCGGCATCGTGCGCCACCTCATCGCGCGCAACACGCCGGTGCCGGTGGCCGTGCGCGAGGTGTTCCACCCCGCGGCCCACCACCAGACCGAGGTGCGCATCCCCGTCTACCAGGGCGAGAGCACCCGCGCGGACGAGAACACCCAGCTGGGCGAGGTGGTGCTGCGCGAGCTGCAGGCCGCCGAGCGCGGCCAGACGCCCGTGGAGGTGAGCTTCGAGCTCTCCACCGAGGGCACCCTCAGCGTGCGGGTGACGGACCTCAACACGGGCATCGCCAAGGCGGTGCAGCTGGAGGCGCGCGCGGCCACGGGCGCCCCGGAGCTGGAGCGCCTCACCCGCGAGCAGGCCGCGTGGGCGGGCGCCGAGGCGGACGCGCGCTCCGAGGAGGCCTTCCGCCGCGTGCTCGAGCGCGGCGAGCGGCTCGCGAAGGTGCTGGAGACCAGCGCCCGCGAGAACCCCGGCCCCGCCTCGGACGCGGCCGTGGCGCGCGTGCGCACGCTGCTCGCCGAGGGGCACGCGCTCGCGGGACAGACCGGCCCCGAGGCGAAGGAGCCGCGCATGCGCGTGAGCCGCGAGCTGCTCTCGCTGCTGCACGGCGTGTAG
- a CDS encoding MgtC/SapB family protein has translation MDEPNLHDALEILTRLLMATVVGALIGFERRRQRKAIGIGGMVLVALGSTSYMLVGQYLAKSDPAALSRTLQGLMQGIGFLGGAVIFRGGTDVRGIKTAAAVWITGASGLAIGTGYWVLGLTVGVATAVILFVTDLFPPRSPLPDAPTPLSPED, from the coding sequence ATGGACGAGCCGAACCTGCACGATGCCCTGGAGATCCTCACCCGCCTGCTGATGGCCACCGTCGTGGGCGCGCTCATCGGCTTCGAGCGCCGCCGCCAGCGCAAGGCGATCGGCATCGGCGGCATGGTGCTCGTGGCGCTGGGCAGCACCTCGTACATGCTCGTGGGGCAGTACCTCGCGAAGTCGGACCCGGCGGCCCTCAGCCGCACGCTGCAGGGGCTGATGCAGGGCATCGGCTTCCTCGGCGGCGCAGTCATCTTCCGCGGCGGCACGGACGTGCGCGGCATCAAGACGGCCGCCGCCGTGTGGATCACCGGCGCCTCGGGGCTCGCCATCGGCACCGGCTACTGGGTGCTGGGGCTCACCGTGGGCGTGGCCACCGCCGTCATCCTCTTCGTCACCGATCTCTTCCCACCGCGAAGCCCCCTCCCGGACGCGCCAACCCCGCTCTCCCCCGAGGACTGA
- a CDS encoding beta-propeller domain-containing protein yields MRTREQGRLWGAAAALAAAAALGCGGSGAKHENVAVQSQARLEAFDSCPALERHLEDEAVRDMRSQLEQSKEQVRRGGGFWYPPMEDVGAPAPSTPSAGGAAGGPQDFTTTNTQVAGVDEPDFVKNDGTRILALSGGRLQLARSWPADQLQTVASLAVEGWPTEMFFEPEKNRVTVLSSVYEQRPVLGIAAPCAMIEGCGGWGDNTTKLTVVDISTLSAPRVVDELYLPGSYQTARRVAGSLRVVLAEPFRWPQGVSFWPQPRDGKAQDKDALLAAFDALEDSNEALIRAQPLSTWVREGWRRRADGSRQDFGLSCGDFHRNTAPTRAGVMTVATVNLDAPEGSVPGRTRLLAEPGVVYATQDALYVASAHWWWWPEPGQQDHTYLHKFSLLDPARATYVATGGVDGYPKDQFSLDEREGVLRIATTVTRRLDPTPQAPWGPTETASRLWTLRQEGGQLAPLGKTAELAPGERVFAARFVGTRGFLVTFRQVDPLFTFDLSDPAHPRTVAELTLPGFSTYLHPLDEGHLLAVGEARDAGGTWQSRALKVSLFDVTDLAHPRELSTQTVGTSSGYSEALYSHKAFNYFPARGLLAIPFSDWTPSGSDPWGTFVSDLRLFSVSVEGGIQARGSLGLRDLYMTYGDAQWSYAWSPWVRRSVMADDFVYAISDAGIRVARQDALTSPLATAPFFLQRP; encoded by the coding sequence GTGCGGACGCGCGAGCAGGGAAGGCTGTGGGGGGCGGCGGCGGCGCTGGCGGCGGCGGCGGCGCTGGGCTGTGGGGGCAGCGGGGCGAAGCACGAGAACGTGGCGGTGCAGAGCCAGGCGCGGCTGGAGGCCTTCGACTCCTGTCCCGCGCTCGAGCGCCACCTCGAGGACGAGGCGGTGCGCGACATGCGCTCGCAGCTCGAGCAGAGCAAGGAGCAGGTGCGCCGGGGCGGCGGCTTCTGGTACCCGCCGATGGAGGACGTGGGCGCTCCGGCGCCCAGCACGCCCTCGGCGGGCGGGGCCGCGGGCGGGCCCCAGGACTTCACCACCACCAACACCCAGGTGGCCGGCGTGGACGAGCCGGACTTCGTGAAGAACGACGGCACCCGCATCCTCGCGCTGAGCGGCGGGCGCCTGCAGCTCGCGCGCAGCTGGCCCGCGGACCAGCTGCAGACGGTGGCCTCGCTCGCGGTCGAGGGCTGGCCCACCGAGATGTTCTTCGAGCCGGAGAAGAACCGCGTGACGGTGCTCTCCAGCGTGTACGAGCAGCGGCCCGTGCTGGGCATCGCCGCCCCGTGCGCGATGATCGAGGGCTGCGGCGGCTGGGGCGACAACACCACCAAGCTCACCGTGGTGGACATCTCCACCCTCAGCGCGCCGCGCGTGGTGGACGAGCTGTACCTGCCCGGCTCCTACCAGACGGCCCGGCGCGTGGCGGGCTCGCTGCGCGTGGTGCTCGCCGAGCCCTTCCGCTGGCCGCAGGGCGTCTCCTTCTGGCCCCAGCCGCGGGACGGCAAGGCGCAGGACAAGGACGCGCTGCTCGCCGCCTTCGACGCGCTCGAGGACTCGAACGAGGCGCTCATCCGCGCGCAGCCCCTCTCCACCTGGGTGCGCGAGGGCTGGCGCCGCCGCGCGGACGGCAGCCGCCAGGACTTCGGCCTCTCCTGCGGGGACTTCCACCGCAACACCGCGCCCACGCGCGCCGGCGTGATGACCGTGGCCACCGTGAACCTGGATGCGCCCGAGGGCAGCGTGCCCGGGCGCACCCGCCTGCTCGCCGAGCCGGGCGTGGTGTACGCGACGCAGGACGCGCTCTACGTGGCCAGCGCCCACTGGTGGTGGTGGCCCGAGCCCGGCCAGCAGGACCACACCTACCTGCACAAGTTCAGCCTCCTGGACCCCGCGCGCGCCACCTACGTGGCCACCGGCGGCGTGGACGGCTACCCCAAGGATCAGTTCAGCCTCGACGAGCGCGAGGGCGTGCTGCGCATCGCCACCACCGTGACCCGCCGCCTGGACCCCACCCCCCAGGCCCCCTGGGGCCCCACCGAGACGGCGAGCCGCCTGTGGACGCTGCGCCAGGAGGGCGGCCAGCTCGCGCCGCTCGGCAAGACGGCGGAGCTCGCCCCGGGCGAGCGCGTCTTCGCCGCGCGCTTCGTGGGCACCCGCGGCTTCCTCGTCACCTTCCGCCAGGTGGACCCGCTCTTCACCTTCGACCTCTCGGACCCCGCCCACCCGCGCACCGTGGCCGAGCTCACCCTGCCGGGCTTCAGCACCTACCTGCACCCGCTGGACGAGGGACACCTGCTCGCCGTGGGCGAGGCGCGCGACGCGGGCGGCACCTGGCAGAGCCGCGCCCTCAAGGTGAGCCTCTTCGACGTGACGGACCTCGCCCACCCGCGCGAGCTCTCCACCCAGACGGTGGGCACCTCCTCGGGCTACAGCGAGGCGCTCTACAGCCACAAGGCCTTCAACTACTTCCCCGCCCGCGGCCTGCTCGCCATCCCCTTCTCGGACTGGACCCCGAGCGGCTCGGACCCCTGGGGCACCTTCGTGAGCGACCTGCGCCTCTTCTCCGTCAGCGTGGAGGGCGGCATCCAGGCGCGCGGCAGCCTCGGCCTGCGCGACCTGTACATGACCTACGGCGACGCGCAGTGGAGCTACGCCTGGAGCCCCTGGGTGCGGCGCAGCGTGATGGCGGACGACTTCGTGTACGCCATCAGCGACGCGGGCATCCGCGTGGCGCGCCAGGACGCGCTCACTTCGCCCCTGGCCACCGCGCCCTTCTTCCTCCAGCGCCCCTGA
- a CDS encoding MATE family efflux transporter codes for MSAAAAPTPHSPADEARALVRLALPIAIAQAGQALMGFVDTVVVGRAGTSALAAVGLANMLFFAVSGFGIGMMAGLDPLISQAFGARTPGRARALLWQGGYLAVALGLLLAVPILLAPALLPLFGVRPAELSQVHSYLLLRAPSLPLVFLYFSTRSYLQAAALTRPLVVATVVANLFNLGADILLVFGGAGLPAWTGPLRLIPALGASGAAIATTLGCILQWALVALAVRYVPAPEQESGRPRRALHLPDLRQAVRVGLPIGLHIGAEIGVFALAGLLSARFGPASVSAHQIAISFASLTFTVAMGIGNAGSVRVGWAVGAHDTAQARQSGFVAFAAGAGFMSLSALFFALFPEPLARAAGAPPDVLRLAAPLLVVSAVFQISDGIQGVGAGVLRGAGEAHFTFLANMVGHYAIGLPVALLLGFWLGQGVVGIWWGLCVGLTAVALALVWRFNRISAGIIRPLGSESSEGS; via the coding sequence ATGAGCGCCGCCGCCGCCCCCACGCCCCACTCCCCCGCCGACGAGGCGCGCGCGCTCGTGCGGCTCGCGCTCCCCATCGCCATCGCCCAGGCGGGCCAGGCCCTGATGGGCTTCGTGGACACCGTGGTGGTGGGGCGCGCGGGCACCTCCGCGCTCGCCGCGGTGGGGCTCGCCAACATGCTCTTCTTCGCGGTGAGCGGCTTCGGCATCGGGATGATGGCCGGCCTGGACCCGCTCATCTCGCAGGCCTTCGGCGCGCGCACCCCGGGCCGCGCCCGAGCCCTGCTGTGGCAGGGGGGCTACCTCGCGGTGGCGCTGGGGCTGCTGCTCGCCGTGCCCATCCTGCTCGCGCCGGCGCTCCTGCCGCTCTTCGGCGTGCGCCCCGCCGAGCTCTCCCAGGTGCACAGCTACCTGCTCCTGCGCGCGCCCAGCCTGCCGCTGGTGTTCCTCTACTTCAGCACGCGCTCCTACCTGCAGGCCGCCGCGCTCACCCGGCCCCTCGTGGTGGCCACCGTGGTGGCGAACCTCTTCAACCTGGGCGCGGACATCCTGCTCGTGTTCGGCGGCGCGGGCCTGCCCGCGTGGACGGGGCCCCTGCGGCTCATCCCTGCGCTCGGTGCCTCGGGCGCGGCCATCGCCACCACCCTGGGCTGCATCCTGCAGTGGGCCCTCGTGGCGCTCGCCGTGCGCTACGTGCCCGCGCCCGAGCAGGAGTCCGGCCGCCCGCGGCGCGCCCTGCACCTGCCCGACCTGCGCCAGGCCGTGCGCGTGGGGCTGCCCATCGGGCTGCACATCGGCGCGGAGATCGGCGTCTTCGCGCTCGCGGGCCTGCTCTCCGCGCGCTTCGGCCCCGCGAGCGTCAGCGCCCACCAGATCGCCATCTCCTTCGCGAGCCTCACCTTCACCGTGGCCATGGGCATCGGCAACGCGGGCAGCGTGCGCGTGGGCTGGGCCGTGGGCGCGCACGACACCGCCCAGGCCCGCCAGTCGGGCTTCGTCGCCTTCGCCGCGGGCGCGGGCTTCATGTCCCTCTCCGCGCTCTTCTTCGCCCTCTTCCCCGAGCCGCTCGCGCGCGCTGCCGGCGCCCCGCCGGACGTGCTGCGGCTCGCCGCGCCGCTGCTGGTGGTCTCCGCCGTGTTCCAGATCTCCGACGGCATCCAGGGCGTGGGCGCCGGCGTGCTGCGCGGCGCGGGCGAGGCCCACTTCACCTTCCTCGCCAACATGGTGGGCCACTACGCCATCGGCCTGCCGGTGGCCCTGCTGCTGGGCTTCTGGCTCGGGCAGGGCGTGGTCGGCATCTGGTGGGGGCTGTGCGTGGGGCTCACCGCCGTCGCGCTCGCGCTCGTGTGGCGCTTCAACCGCATCAGCGCCGGCATCATCCGGCCCCTGGGCTCGGAGAGCTCCGAGGGCTCCTAG